CAGATAAGATTTTTATATCTTTGATTAATCTGCCGAAGTGAAACCTGTTTGTCTGACGAGCGTCTTCCTGTGACCAGGAAGTGTTTGACATCTttgaatgaaaaattaaaaacaatgaaatcaatcatttaaatattcGGTGAATGGAAATTCTTCTTTGGGTTTTAAAAGttattcagacaaaacaagacgtGTGAAGATGATTTGTTAAGATCTTTGTTTCCTCGTGTGATGCGTCGACTTGTTCTTTTCTACTAAAGGAACTTGATGACGTGGAACCTGAACTTAGAAGAAACCATAACGTTCTAGGTCGTCTTATTTTCCAATGTGTTAAACTAATCAGAACATTTATGATGCGACTGAAAATCGGACATTtacatcattaaataaattaaagaagtGGAGGATGTAATGTTCGATCGTACTGAACTAAAGattcaaaatataaaaggaaATTAAAGAGGGAATTATTCTGGTGTTAATTTACCAAAACCCAAGAAGTCATAtctggatgtttttgttttatttcaccaaGCCTCAGATCATATATGTTGTTTACAGTCATATATGATGAAGAGAAGCTGGACCAGAGGACGACGAGGACGACCAATCGATCATCACAAAGAGTTGATGAATAATTGACTAAGTGAAGACAAATCACTAACTACTGAACATGTTATAAGATTCAAGCTGTGACGAGAGCTGAACATGCGTGTCTTTAAGTGCCTGAAGTGGCAAAGGCCTAAATGTGAAGAGGGTgaggacagagagggtgaggacaGGGTGGGTGAGGACAGGGTGGGTGAGGACAGGGTGGGTGAGGACAGAGTGGGTGAGGACAGGGTGGGTGAGGACAGGGTGGGGGGATTAGAGCATagagggaggtgaggagagagttGGTGGGTGAGGAAAGAGGATGAGTCTAAGCTGAGGTAGGTGAGGACAGAGTGGGTGTCTCAGCTGAAGGAGATGGGGACAAACAGAGGGTGAGGACAGTATAGGtgggtgaggacagagggtgagTCTCAGCTGATGTAGGTGAGGACCACAGACTGGATGGGCAGCCTGCAGACGGGACACAGCttgttcctcttcttcagcTTCCTGGCGCAGACGTAGCAGGACATCAGGTGTCCGGTTCGTCCGTGGACGATGCAGCCGTTCTTGGGCCGGGACTGACAGATGAGGCAGGGGTCGAGGCACGACTCGGGCAGACGCCACTCCTCCGACACGCTGCGCTCCAACTCTGGGACCGCGGGaccaggaggaggtgcaggtgaAGAAGTGAGGGACGTGAGGAGCTCCTGGGAGTCCagggaggagtaggaggaggagggctgggaggaggagaacagtTCCTGGGACTCGGTAGCAGAGGAGGTGCAGTCAGAGAGACACTGCGACAGAAGAGGAGTTTTCGCCCGTTTCCCATCTGGAACATCGACTCCTTCGTTTTCCTCGACATCAGAACCTTCAGGAGACGAAATCCAACAAAGGTTAAATccgttttctttttcaaactaaaacaatctgcatccacaccaacGCTTCATCCACATGGTTTGTCTGTTTAATCAAAATCATTGATAACATGTCAAATATAATACGtctaaataaaaccataaaaatgtTGTTCTATAGAATTGACCCTCTACAAACTACTGATGGACCATGTGACCTGATACTGCAACTCTAAAGTACCTGAAGGTTCTTTGGCTGCTGATTGGTCGGTTGGCTTTTTGGGCAGAGCTTTAGGACTGGAGGGGGAGGAGTTAGCAGCGTTGAGGGACTCCTCGGGCAGCCAATCGTGTCGCATGGTCCAACAGCGGAGGCAGTTTCTAGGGAGGGGCGGGTTCAACTCGTCACACTTCACACAGCGCCAGTAAtcctgagagagaaaacacacactcactgtgagaCGGACataacaaagtgtgtgtttcatgtgtgtgtttgtgtgaagactCACAGCTTCAGAGATTTCTGTGTCTTCGTCGAAggagtcttcttcttctgcctcaAAGATGGTGACCTCgtacacctggacacacacacacaggacaggagCTGGGTTATGGTATCAATTCTGACCAATGGATTTCCAGGTGTTCAAGACATTAACTGCATCATAACTCATTTATTGCCGCCGTGCCGTGTGTAACCAGATGTTTACCTGGTCATCGGCCGACAGAGAAGCGTCGTCTTCATTGTAATCGTCCGAATCTGCCGACTCGACCTCGAATTCGACGCTGAAGTTGTCGCTTTCTGAGTCTGAGGCTGGgaccgtgacctctgacctcccagactaaacacacacacacacacagtcagtgttaGAAACCAATACAACAACTCCACACacaaagcctgtgtgtgtgtgtgtgatatactCACTGTGCTGTGCGAGTCTGATGAttggctgctgtgtctgtccCGCCTGCCTCCCAGTCCACCAATCACACACCAGGACAAGCTGTCGTCAAAGGTGAGGGAGTAGCTGTCggacctcctcctcttcctcccctcttcttccccttcctcctctgactcctcctcgtcttcatcatccTCGACACTGTGGGAGGGTCCTGAGGAGAACAAGGTGGTGGGAGCGTTAGGTCACATGACGCGTGTGAGCACCAAGGAGGTGGTGTTGCCTCAGGAGTCACTCACCTGGTTCattgctcctgcagctcctccttctcctcctcctccttcttttcctcttcctcctgtctggTGATGAAGAGCGGCTTTCTGATTCTCCCTCCtagtgacacaaacacatattgaTTTAGAACTTTTCTCCAACTTTATAAAACCCCATAAGAACCCTGTGTTACACGTTCTCATGTTTTATTGGTTTCTCATAAATTCAGCATCACAAGtaagattgaaaatgaaaatctttgtgttgtgattattattaaagaAGCTAGAATCTGTCCGAACCTTCAGGTAGGCTGTGTGTTATGATAAAGAACATGTGTATGACCAGCTGTGTGTCTtacctctgtccctctgtctgtctgactgttgCTGTTTGGTTCGTTCTCGCTCGGGGGCGAAtctgagaaacacagagaaaggtTAGTTTTCAATCATCAATCATTCTACAGATGTGATGTTTGAAAGCCCGATGAAGGTGAAACATGAGAAGATGAAGACGTACCTTGGCTCTTCACAGCCACCAGGTTCTTGGTGATCATTGCAAACAGAACTctgaaacatgaacatgtgttATCACCTCACTGCAGCTTCAAggatcacagacacattttctttatgttcCGAAACGAGGCGAATTGTTACAACTTTAACTGACAAACGGAATCTAAAGAATAAACCTtcatctctcttcttttctcaccGTGGCTCTTTCACGGAGAAGCTGTCGACTCCCAGCACGCGGCCCAGTGCATCGTGGGAGCAGTGGACgatgtgctgctgcttctggtCGTACAGCTGGTTCTGGATGATGTACTGACCCAGGTAGAACATCACCTGCAGGAAGGACATCCCAGAATAAATGAGGCTTTAATTtagttgttattgttgctgCCCAAAGGAAGGAGGTGATGCAAAAAATGATGAGTCATGTGTAATGAGTCAGAGTGAATCTTAAGTACGGAGCTAGTTTCACTACAACTACAGTTTCTCCCTCTCAGTTCTAAAGTCAGAGACATGTTTTACCTCCTTCATGgtgaaaacatcttttgtgGCTCCGGCATGTTGCAGCAGAGAGCGAAACTCGACTTTTGGTCtgacctaaacacacacacacaacaaatatacacacaggaaAGTGTCAAGTCACAGGGAATACAGCCAGTGAGGAGTGAACAGTCAGTGAAGGAGTCAGCTCTCACCAGTTTGTTGTCGTCACTGGTGTCGGTGCTGAGCTCGCTGTCAGCTGACATGGTGAAGCTGAACGTTcctgcacataaacacagatcCAGCTTAACATTCATCAAGTAAATGATTAAGATATAAGTTAGTGTAAGTCAAGTTTGGATCAGTTGTTGATGGATGAGAAGTCTAATCAGCTGAgacattgattattgattgataTTGATTGTTGTGACATAACAGCAGGAACTGTCTGATTTCTGAATAGCTGcatgtgattggtcagtgggaggaagctgcagctcctcccaTCAACACTTTATTATCTTTTAGAGAAAACTGTGACTGGCTCAGAAACTTGAATTTCTGCTTATACGTGAAAGCACAAACTGGGACGAGGTAGAAATGTAACCTGACTTGTGTGAACATCTGTTCTCTCTCAATCCGTATTTCctgtagccccccccccaccccctctgtTGTGGTTTTGGTTCAGGCTTCAGTTAAGTTAGGCAAAGGCTCGAGTTAAATCCTCTGGTTAGACGACTGCTTGGAGTTTGGGGTAAGATTTGGTTCAGGTTGAAAACGGATGGAACTGGAGTTTAACTCTTCTACGAGCTACAAAACTAGGAGCCGAGCTGTCAAATGtgtccacacagacacggaggagagatcaaaatgtgtgtgtgtggactgaagGTGTTtaaacaagatgaaactcaaTCCTGaaccagaacaaaacaaactttgacaCCTGAACATCAGCTGTCAGTTTATTCTTTTGTAACCCTGAGTGTAACTTTAACTCTACAGGTGAAATCCTCTGACAGCATCAACACTTATATGAGAACTTATTCAGATACTCAGGTAatgatatgttttatttattagtgaGGAGTTTATGTATCAGTTGGTCATTGAAACTTATTCTAAGTATTTGATTTCAGTTTTACCAAATATTGTCTGAACAGTTTACATTGAACGatacaacagaaataaaaatcatgatacgggtaaaaaaaaaaaacatatataaagaatattttatatatatttatatttatatttatatttatatatatatatttctcaaCATTTGGCAGATGTAAGAAACCTTACTGACCAAATTGTTAGATGAATAATTGATAATATAAACAGCATGTTAATTAGATGTGAATGAAAGTCTTACCTGTATATACAGAGTGAGGAGCGTCAGCAGCTGTCCATCCTGTGCAAGTAGAACAGATAAAGTGCAGTGAGAGCGGAGCCAAGCTGCAGCCTCTTATAAAGCAGCTGAGACATGTCAGGACTAGACCTGCCTCAGTGGCCTGGTCTAGTCTGACTGGGGCCTATCAGGGCCAGTCAGGGCCTATCAGGGCTgagtcagctgcagcagcgtgaGTTGTATGTTCATGTTCTAACTGACTGGAACAGCTGATTTACTCACAGCTCTGTGTAGACATGCTGAGACTAGTCCAGGATGACTCATCACTCAGAGGAACATGCTAACCAGGCTAACCTTAACCAGGCTAACCAGTGGTAACTAGACTATCCAGGCTAACCATAACCAGGTTAACCAGTGGTGACCAGGCTAACCAGTGGTATCCATGCTAACCATAACCAGGCTAACCAGTGGTGACCAGGCTCATCTGGGACCTAACATTAACATGACAGTGGCCTGACTGGTTCCACAGTCCCAGTCTCCTGGTTCACTGGGGGACGACGTGGAAGAGGATAAAAATTCTGTCTGGCATCATTATCacatataaactttatttaggGATCTGATGAAACTCAATTTACCACCTTCCTCCTGGAAATATTTGTACTCGTACATAATGTACTGTTTTTGTTGGCATCAGACTGCAAGAGTCAAAatcacaaacatttgtttttaatgtataatATCAAAAAGGGAAATACTTAAACctaatctaaataaaataatatttacattttgcttGTCAAAGCTTCTCAAACAGATCATCCGCTGCATTTTTGTCTCATCTgatattaaatgaaataatttagGTTTTTGAACAGTTGGTGAAATCCATTATTTTAGGATTTTGGAATTTatagaggtcagaggtcgacatTTCATATAAAAACCATGAAGAGATTAATCAAGAAACTAATCAAAGGTTTAATCCCTAATGAAAATGGTTGTTTGCAGCCGTAATCTAATCAAATGGATGATTAGATTATTATAAAATCATTCGTTTAGAGCTTATCttggattattattatcacatgTAATGAAACTCCTCATAACACAGGAGGTCACCTGATAAGGCAATAAGATGAAATGACAGGTCtgaagagtaaaaacaaaaccgAAACCATGTTCTAATAAAACCATGAATATTAAGATTAAAGTGgagacaacaaaacaagatgaaataaGTGTTGATATAAAGTTAGTGATGAAgcattaaataaacaataaaagttaATCTGAAACtacttgaatttgaatttttctCACTAATAAATTACTCGACAGAAAAAACAGATGATTTGAATCATTAAAAAGTTATGAAAATCCAAATATTCTCTTGTTTAAGCTTCTCAAATGTAATGTTGTGACATTATAGTCAAgttaatttgttaatttaaaCTGTGATTGgtcttttaaaacagttttctaGTAGAAACGATTTaacaattaatcaaataatgACTAATGAATAATTAACGATGAAAAGCCTCCCGAGCTGCAGCACGCGACACCTGAAACCTGCCCACACATGTGACCCTTAGT
The sequence above is a segment of the Hippoglossus stenolepis isolate QCI-W04-F060 chromosome 22, HSTE1.2, whole genome shotgun sequence genome. Coding sequences within it:
- the mdm2 gene encoding E3 ubiquitin-protein ligase Mdm2, translating into MSADSELSTDTSDDNKLVRPKVEFRSLLQHAGATKDVFTMKEVMFYLGQYIIQNQLYDQKQQHIVHCSHDALGRVLGVDSFSVKEPRVLFAMITKNLVAVKSQDSPPSENEPNSNSQTDRGTEEGESESRSSSPDRRKRKRRRRRRRRSCRSNEPGPSHSVEDDEDEEESEEEGEEEGRKRRRSDSYSLTFDDSLSWCVIGGLGGRRDRHSSQSSDSHSTSGRSEVTVPASDSESDNFSVEFEVESADSDDYNEDDASLSADDQVYEVTIFEAEEEDSFDEDTEISEADYWRCVKCDELNPPLPRNCLRCWTMRHDWLPEESLNAANSSPSSPKALPKKPTDQSAAKEPSGSDVEENEGVDVPDGKRAKTPLLSQCLSDCTSSATESQELFSSSQPSSSYSSLDSQELLTSLTSSPAPPPGPAVPELERSVSEEWRLPESCLDPCLICQSRPKNGCIVHGRTGHLMSCYVCARKLKKRNKLCPVCRLPIQSVVLTYIS